Part of the Halorhabdus utahensis DSM 12940 genome, ACGATTGCTGGACGATGTTCGCGATGATCCAGTCGCGCTTTCGCAGGGGTGTCGCCACGAGCCGCTTGAGCGTCCCGTCCTGGTTGAACCCGGCGATCACCCCGGGGACCGTCATCACGCCGTTGATCAACACCAGCGTGGCGATGAACGCCGGCAGGTAGTAGTCGGTCGACGTCAGCCCGGCCGACCCGATCGTTCCCGAATCCAGACTGACGGGCGGTTCGTCGATACCGAGTGACTCCTGATTGAACTCGGCGATGACAGTCGAGAGGATCCCACGGACGACGGGTGCCGACTGGTCGTCCGGTGGAGCGTAAAACGCCAGTGTGGCACCGGTCGCGTTCGTCGCGTTCTGCTGGCTTGCCTGGTCTAAGCCCCGCTCAATGTTCGCTCGCTCGCTCTCGTTCATGTCATCCTGAAACCGGGCGACGGTATCCCGGATGATCGCGATGCGAGCGCGGCCGCTCTGAGCCCGGACCTCCTCGGCGAAGCCGTCGGGGAGAACCAGCACACGACCACCGCCGTCGCTCTCCTGGCTCCATTCGGTCAGGTTCCGATCGGCGTTGAGGTGCTGAACGTCCAGGGGCTCGATCCCCGCCAGATTCTCGACAAAGGTCGAGGAGAGGTTCGTCGCTTCGCCCCCAGCCCCGATGTCCTGGTTCTGGACGACCAGTGCGAACGACGGCGCACTGGACGCAAAGACGGTACTGAAGATCACCAGCAGGATGATCGGAAACAGCACGACAAAGAAGACAGTCTCCCGGGAACGCGACCAATCGCGCAACAGCGCATTGAGCAACGCGGCGATTCGCTTCATTCGATCTCACCCCCGGCGTCCGGCGTCGCCCCGGCCAGTTGCAGGAAGACATCCTCCATCCCGGCACTGATGAGGTCGATCGCCCGGCCCTCGCCCGCTTCCTGGAGGCGACTGTACGTCTCCTGTGCGTGGTCGCGATCCTCGAAGTGGCCGACGAGATCGCCGGTGTCCGTCCGATAGACCTCACTCGCGGCGTCTTCGAGGATTGTTTCAATCACTTCGTCCTCGGCAGGCTCACCCGTGCTCTTGACGACGACCTTGATCGCCCCGCCGTAGCGCTCGATCAGATTCGGCACGGTGTCGATAGCTTCGATCGTCCCGTCGAGGAGCAGTGCGGCGCGATCGGCCAGCCGCTCGACCTCCTCCATGTAGTGGGTCGTGAGGACGACGGTCGTGCCGCGGTCGGCGAGTCCCCGGATCTGTTCCCAGGTCGTGCGGCGTGCGTCGGGATCGAGACCGGTCGTCGGCTCGTCCAGGAAGAGG contains:
- a CDS encoding ABC transporter ATP-binding protein encodes the protein MSTPQDQAEKVIEVMDLRKTYGETVAVDGVTFDIRAEEVFALVGPNGAGKTTTVEMLECLRTPTAGSATVLGQNVTTDARSIKADIGVVPQSFHTFDRLSVRENVALIRRLYDDGLAVETVLEELDLTEWAETPFQSLSGGLQRRTGMAMALVSDPAVLFLDEPTTGLDPDARRTTWEQIRGLADRGTTVVLTTHYMEEVERLADRAALLLDGTIEAIDTVPNLIERYGGAIKVVVKSTGEPAEDEVIETILEDAASEVYRTDTGDLVGHFEDRDHAQETYSRLQEAGEGRAIDLISAGMEDVFLQLAGATPDAGGEIE
- a CDS encoding ABC transporter permease; this translates as MKRIAALLNALLRDWSRSRETVFFVVLFPIILLVIFSTVFASSAPSFALVVQNQDIGAGGEATNLSSTFVENLAGIEPLDVQHLNADRNLTEWSQESDGGGRVLVLPDGFAEEVRAQSGRARIAIIRDTVARFQDDMNESERANIERGLDQASQQNATNATGATLAFYAPPDDQSAPVVRGILSTVIAEFNQESLGIDEPPVSLDSGTIGSAGLTSTDYYLPAFIATLVLINGVMTVPGVIAGFNQDGTLKRLVATPLRKRDWIIANIVQQSLLALLLSGVMLVVAAMLFGVTVIPGPLSIALVLLGAIAFSALGMTLGSLLPNPDAASSLGGSIAFPMMFLSGVFWEIDIMPETLQTIGRLMPLYQFHRGLRQLMIVETTEGVWPAFAMLGGMAVVFVLLAIRLTRWQDFGD